From the Oceanispirochaeta sp. M1 genome, one window contains:
- a CDS encoding MBL fold metallo-hydrolase — MRDWFTIDRIDQDSFIISEYRHWEETHCYLLNGSEQSLLIDTGLGICNIYDEVVKLTDKPITAVATHIHWDHIGGHEHFSDFYAHKDELNWLNGEFPLTMSQIKEMVIDRCDLPENYNVNEYNFFQGNPTRILNDNDIIDIGDRCIQVLHTPGHSPGHMCFWEESRGHLFTGDLVYKDTLFAYYPSTDPVAYLKSLERISELPVKKVFPAHHSLDIHPEILVRMREAFRQLKCDGKLHHGSGTFDFGDWSVWL, encoded by the coding sequence ATGAGGGATTGGTTTACAATAGATAGAATTGATCAAGATAGTTTTATTATTAGTGAATATCGTCATTGGGAAGAAACACATTGTTACTTACTTAATGGCTCTGAGCAAAGCCTGCTAATCGATACAGGGCTTGGAATATGCAATATTTATGATGAAGTTGTCAAATTAACAGATAAGCCAATTACTGCAGTGGCAACGCATATTCATTGGGATCATATCGGCGGGCATGAACACTTCTCTGATTTTTATGCCCATAAAGATGAATTGAATTGGCTCAATGGTGAATTCCCTCTGACGATGAGCCAAATCAAAGAGATGGTTATTGATCGTTGCGATCTTCCAGAAAATTATAATGTAAATGAATATAACTTCTTTCAGGGCAATCCTACACGTATCTTGAATGATAATGACATAATAGATATTGGAGACCGATGTATTCAGGTCCTTCATACCCCTGGCCATTCACCCGGACATATGTGTTTCTGGGAAGAATCCAGGGGACATCTTTTTACTGGAGATTTAGTATATAAGGACACTCTGTTTGCTTATTATCCTTCTACAGACCCGGTCGCATACCTTAAATCTTTGGAGCGGATATCAGAACTACCTGTGAAAAAAGTATTCCCAGCCCATCATTCTCTGGACATTCATCCTGAGATATTAGTCCGGATGCGAGAAGCGTTTCGTCAATTAAAGTGCGATGGAAAACTGCATCATGGTAGTGGAACATTTGATTTTGGTGATTGGTCTGTCTGGTTGTAA